One Anser cygnoides isolate HZ-2024a breed goose chromosome 4, Taihu_goose_T2T_genome, whole genome shotgun sequence genomic region harbors:
- the LOC106029622 gene encoding maestro heat-like repeat-containing protein family member 2B, whose protein sequence is MPIQMWVFVADCGINKLNTCFESSSVVTKSCFLLLLDLAVEQTVDDSDQTLPRKLDWLRLKQSRGKRFGHSDFKKHCKPFHWDLHKWRLEKGSQQRLWADCFCCKLAEEPPAQCTTVLVTACSLVLLPAVWKYLTPAASFACVGVRTGPTRHEDGGRETGSETVAISATVVNSLLKKLQDREGDRAETYRRLQHVLQGDDTRLQSGVVNRVLAEVSGDMKAAQGAMNNVTAAAGDVLVALARSHFGFVMSELQGHLKTMRGGACQEFVLTTLSKLASSYALRCIPFVEMTLLALHAMLRQVESSRILRTICSVLEQWSRAINAYFNAWEQCPFPRIGEKQLCEQVYSLFCHAVVNWLGRHKKEEDKQAIFGAVTAMMAVVLHDAQHQDRVWKQVVWLLQQYQEVQDTSRVTESLHYFLKTLEELHAVAPKDKLRAIAAAVHHELGDETRQHSAGHKEELRQCIVLQARIYPEETVTFLLSQLSSENQGSRGTALTLLGAVARSDEPAVREKLPLIVEAVQPLFTESGTQLRRALLGFIKDLLSVSIPSCLAWDVVAHIFVEFRRASDRLAVEDVQEERDLQAQCIGILESLDLSVEGMTELLWPRLLQYVVPAQYCGMLVPLLRCLQALIERQKQTEGQEDTEKPADVQEQAKKPTPQALLVRLLVVAACDQCRECAVAALQLLQALQSRIHSSLRGLWPIRIPRMLQYLEEKTEGFLDSEEWQCYLLKFLTESVEEMLVDQPWVVCLSRELSQQLSNPSSSAEDKNFLYQALGTVLASCRQLTHVQGQLLKYLKETDATSPCDRQGIASVVSYAAERHFYLALDAMREFTQWLIAFDRRRKAQKGHQRAQAAWAAAMLTYGKVALHAPKSELLACVEEDILANILELFHACRKELQHKLALLNSIKEVTCAIQAADTQHSFRLCKKPEVLEILLDLMEEDACDTPVSQVHLKMLQLLEQLSTLKPCMDWENRCSQVAVCCWRVLSCPPEETELQSLQASCEEALGQLVSALLKAEGTSSAFADVVSILLRHLTSTKAWERERALQVCAQLLGTYEELFKCSRERTCSQFGSLVGVLGPLLSDSQATSRQRAGACLSCLLRIQACGMTKTRRAVLQVPDCKELCERLKSTEDGSLCEEPAKIAKGVCQYFPQGQARSFMDAIMKTFECANEERAQAAGDWMIGFLEACGKEIRPEVPEVVNILWKAMYTMQQGTLRDLLFKAARLLAGFHPQPVVDSLLQTELPSERDMVQLWRSLGSSDLGPQVLRHLAERLDKPPKTRPLCNDADQEPHRLKLLCAISEVVSALLTAEAVRDLLPHLLPVLLQWVSNELGVELLFPPLSPPRGLLLFKDTGQEELLCGLYCDALEQVLRRCLDERWQQVLCRHGVWPSLDLPQWHCNSVQLLTSVLLRARLVSRALIQTFLPWLHSPLPNLQVTALAFFAELMKDPPAEGKDLLKPLVRLFLEKLQHPSCAVQHMAARGLGSAVSGLPKKVQKHKRSIVAALEREMRNVDHPEVAVESMLALAEIFAKQTAKGLGGAFRRIARSTRKFLDAKQEDLRFAAFSLYTALAAGAKDNLTTFFSGEVEQILGSLFLHLQDPSCAVSSVCRTALYVCAPFVEPKGLQVVVKNAIGRSGAQLQSEVCSYLETHAPELLKTLKCQQKPPLKKRSTDATLHVLEASPEHKEGSPKHAEDIPEHAEDLSGHTEDVPELAEA, encoded by the exons CTTCCTTTGCTTGTGTAGGGGTCAGGACTGGACCTACACGTCATGAGGACGGTGGCAGAGAGACAGGGTCTGAGACTGTTGCCATCTCTGCCACCGTCGTGAATTCCTTGTTAAAGAAGCTGCAAGACAGAGAG GGTGACCGAGCGGAGACTTACCGCCGCCTCCAGCATGTCTTGCAAGGAGATGATACCCGTCTGCAGAGCGGCGTTGTGAACCGAGTGCTCGCAGAGGTGTCTGGAGACATGAAGGCAGCCCAG GGTGCAATGAACAAtgtgacagcagctgctggtgacGTCCTGGTGGCTCTGGCTCGTTCCCACTTTGGATTTGTGATGTCCGAGCTCCAGGGCCACCTGAAGACCATGAGGGGAGGAGCATGCCAGGAGTTTGTGCTCACCACCTTGAGCAAACTGGCCAGCAGCTATG ccctgcGGTGCATCCCCTTCGTCGAAATGACGCTCCTTGCTCTGCACGCCATGCTGAGACAAGTGGAGAGCAGCCGGATCCTGCGCACCATCTGCAGTg tgctggagcagtggTCGAGGGCGATCAACGCTTACTTCAACGCCTGGGAGCAGTGCCCCTTCCCTCGCATCggggagaagcagctctgcGAGCAGGTGTACTCCCTGTTCTGCCACGCTGTGGTAAACTGGCTGGGCCGCCAtaagaaggaggag gaCAAGCAGGCCATCTTCGGAGCAGTGACTGCTATGATGGCTGTCGTCCTCCATGATGCGCAGCACCAGGACCGGGTGTGGAAGCAGGTCgtctggctcctgcagcagtaCCAGGAGGTCCAAGATACTTCCCGGGTGACAGAG AGCCTCCATTATTTCCTGAAGACCTTGGAGGAACTTCACGCTGTCGCCCCCAAGGACAAGCTCCGTGCCATCGCTGCTGCTGTGCACCACGAG CTTGGGGACGAGACcaggcagcacagtgcaggccataAAGAAGAACTGAGGCAGTGCATTGTGCTTCAAG CTCGAATCTACCCGGAGGAGACGGTCACGTTCCTGCTGTCCCAGCTGAGCAGCGAGAACCAGGGCTCCCGCGGGACAGCGCTGactctgctgggagctgtggcCCGCTCTGACG AACCTGCAGTGAGAGAGAAGCTGCCCCTAATTGTAGAGGCCGTGCAGCCCTTGTTCACTGAGTCCGGCACCCAG TTGAGGAGAGCGCTCCTGGGTTTCATCAAGGATCTGCTCAGCGTCAGCATCCCGAGCTGCTTGGCATGGGATGTGGTGGCGCACATCTTTGTCGAGTTCAGGCGGGCCTCGGACAGACTG GCGGTAGAAGACGTCCAAGAGGAAAGAGACCTTCAGGCCCAGTGCATAGGTATCCTGGAGTCTCTGGATCTCTCTGTGGAAGGGATGACCGAA ctcttGTGGCCACGGCTCCTGCAGTACGTGGTGCCGGCCCAGTACTGCGGCATGCTGGTCCCGCTGTTGCGTTGTCTCCAAGCCCTGATCGAGAGGCAGAAGCAAACGGAAGGGCAAGAGGACACCGAGAAGCCTGCTGACGTCCAGGAGCAAG ccAAGAAGCCCACGCCACAGGCCCTACTGGTTCGGCTGTTG GTGGTGGCAGCTTGTGATCAGTGCAGGGAATGCGCGGTTGCTGCcctacagctgctgcaggccctgcagagcaggatccACAGCTCCCTGAGGGGACTGTGGCCCATCCGCATCCCCCGCATGCTGCAGTACCTTGAAG aaaaaacagAGGGCTTCCTGGACTCTGAAGAGTGGCAGTGCTATCTGCTTAAG TTCCTGACGGAGTCGgtggaggagatgctggtggaCCAGCCATGGGTCGTGTGCCTGAGCCGGGAGCTGAGCCAGCAGCTGAGCAACCCCTCCAGCAGCGCCGAGGACAAG aacTTCCTGTACCAGGCTCTCGGCACGGTGCTGGCCTCTTGTCGGCAGCTCACCCACGTCCAAGGGCAGCTGctgaaatacttaaaagaaacagatgccACCAGCCCATGTGACAGACAG GGAATAGCTTCAGTGGTCTCCTATGCTGCTGAGCGCCACTTCTACCTGGCCCTGGATGCAATGCGTGAGTTCACCCAGTGGCTCATCGCATTCGACAGACGTCGAAAG GCGCAGAAGGGACACCAGAGAGCTCAGGCCGCTTGGGCTGCAGCCATGCTTACCTATGGCAAGGTTGCACTGCACGCGCCCAAGTCAGAACTGCTGGCCTGCGTGGAGGAAGACATCCTGGCCAACATCCTGGAGCTCTTCCATGCCTGCAGAAAG GAACTGCAGCACAAGCTCGCCCTGCTGAACAGCATCAAGGAGGTCACCTGTGCCATCCAGGCTGCGGACACCCAGCACAGCTTCAGGCTCTGCAAGAAGCCGGAGGTGCTAGAGATCCTGCTG GACTTGATGGAGGAGGATGCCTGCGACACCCCTGTGTCCCAAGTGCATCTCAAGATGcttcagctcctggagcagctgag CACGCTGAAGCCTTGCATGGACTGGGAGAACAGGTGCTCCCAggtggctgtgtgctgctggagagTCCTGTCGTGCCCTCCTGAGGAGACAGAGCTGCAG TCTCTGCAGGCATCGTGTGAGGAAGCTCTGGGCCAGCTTGTGTCAGCCCTTCTCAAAGCAGAAGGGACCTCCAGCGCCTTCGCGGACGTGGTCTCC ATCTTGCTGCGCCACCTCACGTCAACGAAAGCATGGGAGCGAGAGAGGGCCCTGCAGGTCTGCGCCCAGCTGCTGGGCACTTACGAAGAGCTCTTCAAGTGTTCG AGGGAACGCACCTGCTCGCAGTTCGGCTCCTTGGTCGGCGTGCTGGGGCCTCTGCTGAGCGACTCCCAGGCCACGTcccggcagagggcaggggCCTGCCTCAGCTGCCTCCTCCGGATCCAAG CATGTGGCATGACGAAGACCAGGAGAGCGGTGCTCCAAGTGCCTGACTGCAAGGAGCTGTGTGAGAGGCTGAAGAGCACGGAGGACGGGTCTCTGTGTGAGGAGCCTGCCAAAATAGCGAAG GGGGTTTGCCAGTACTTCCCCCAGGGACAGGCCAGGAGCTTCATGGACGCCATCATGAAGACCTTCGAATGCGCTAACGAGGAGCGTGCACAGGCAGCTGGCGACTGGATGATCGGATTCCTGGAAGCGTGCGGAAAGGAAATACGTCCAGAG GTGCCTGAAGTCGTGAACATCCTGTGGAAGGCCATGTATACCATGCAGCAGGGCACCCTCAGGGACCTGCTCTTCAAGGCAGCCCGTCTCCTGGCCGGCTTCCACCCCCAGCCTGTGGTGgacagcctcctccagacagAACTGCCCTCAGAGAG AGACATGGTGCAGCTCTGGAGGAGCCTGGGCAGCAGCGACCTCGGGCCTCAGGTCCTGAGGCACTTAGCAGAGAGGCTGGACAAGCCACCTAAAACCAGACCTTTGTGCAACGATGCTGATCAAGAGCCGCATCGTCTCAAG ctcctctgtgcGATCTCTGAGGTAGTGTCTGCTCTGCTGACCGCGGAGGCAGTCCGGGACCTGCTTCCTCACCTCCTTCCAGTCCTCCTGCAGTGGGTCAGCAACGAACTGGGGGTAGAGTTGCTGTTTCCCCCTCTGAGTCCTCCAAGAGGACTCCTCCTCTTCAAGGACACGGGACAAGAGGAGCTGTTGTGCGG ACTCTACTGTGATGCTCTGGAGCAAGTGCTGAGAAGATGCCTGGACGAGAGGTGGCAGCAGGTGCTCTGCAGGCACGGAGTGTGGCCATCCTTGGACTTGCCTCAGTGGCACTGCAACAGCGTGCAGCTGCTGACCAG TGTGCTGCTCCGTGCCCGGCTCGTCTCGCGTGCGCTCATACAGACCTTCCTGCCGTGGCTGCACTCCCCCTTGCCAAACCTGCAGGTCACGGCGCTGGCTTTCTTCGCTGAG CTGATGAAGGACCCGCCAGCTGAGGGGAAGGATCTCCTGAAGCCCCTGGTACGGCtcttcctggagaagctgcagcatccgagctgtgctgtgcagcacaTGGCAGCGAGAGGCCTGGGCAGTGCTGTCAGTGGCTTGCCCAAGAAG GTTCAAAAGCACAAGAGGAGCATCGTGGCAGCACTGGAGCGTGAAATGAGGAACGTGGACCATCCAGAGGTGGCTGTGGAGAGCATGTTGGCCCtggcagaaatatttgcaaagcagACAGCGAAGGGCTTGGGCGGGGCCTTCAGACGCATCGCCCGCTCCACCAGGAAGTTCCTTGATGCC AAGCAAGAGGACCTTCGTTTTGCGGCCTTCAGTCTCTACACGGCCCTGGCTGCTGGCGCCAAGGACAATCTCACCACGTTCTTCAGCGGAGAAGTGGAGCAGATATTGGGAAGCCTCTTCCTGCACCTCCAGGACCCCAGCTGTGCAGTATCCAGC GTTTGCAGGACAGCCCTCTATGTCTGCGCTCCTTTCGTCGAGCCAAAGGGGCTGCAGGTAGTCGTCAAGAATGCCATCGGGCGCagtggagcacagctgcagagcgAGGTCTGCTCTTACCTG gAGACACATGCTCCCGAGCTGCTGAAGACACTCAAGTGCCAGCAGAAGCCACCACTGAAGAAGCGGTCCACAGATGCCACTCTCCACGTCCTTG AAGCCAGCCCGGAGCACAAAGAAGGCAGCCCAAAGCATGCTGAAGACATCCCAGAGCATGCAGAAGATCTCTCGGGGCACACAGAAGACGTCCCCGAGCTTGCAGAGGCCTGA
- the LOC136790790 gene encoding maestro heat-like repeat-containing protein family member 2B — MGRLRRFFASFACVGVRTGPTRHEDGGRETGSETVAISATVVNSLLKKLQDREGDRAETYRRLQHVLQGDDTRLQSGVVNRVLAEVSGDMKAAQGAMNNVTAAAGDVLVALARSHFGFVMSELQGHLKTMRGGACQEFVLTTLSKLASSYALRCIPFVEMTLLALHAMLRQVESSRILRTICSVLEQWSRAINAYFNAWEQCPFPRIGEKQLCEQVYSLFCHAVVNWLGRHKKEEDKQAIFGAVTAMMAVVLHDAQHQDRVWKQVVWLLQQYQEVQDTSRVTESLHYFLKTLEELHAVAPKDKLRAIAAAVHHELGDETRQHSAGHKEELRQCIVLQARIYPEETVTFLLSQLSSENQGSRGTALTLLGAVARSDEPAVREKLPLIVEAVQPLFTESGTQLRRALLGFIKDLLSVSIPSCLAWDVVAHIFVEFRRASDRLAVEDVQEERDLQAQCIGILESLDLSVEGMTELLWPRLLQYVVPAQYCGMLVPLLRCLQALIERQKQTEGQEDTEKPADVQEQAKKPTPQALLVRLLVVAACDQCRECAVAALQLLQALQSRIHSSLRGLWPIRIPRMLQYLEEKTEGFLDSEEWQCYLLKFLTESVEEMLVDQPWVVCLSRELSQQLSNPSSSAEDKNFLYQALGTVLASCRQLTHVQEQLLKYLKETDATSPCDRQGIASVVSYAAERHFYLALDAMREFTQWLIAFDRRRKAQKGHQRAQAAWAAAMLTYGKVALHAPKSELLACVEEDILANILELFHACRKELQHKLALLNSIKEVTCAIQAADTKHSFRLCKKPEVLETLLDLMEEDACDTPVSQVHLKMLQLLEQLSTLKPCMDWENRCSQVAVCCWRVLSCPPEETEPQSLQTSCEEALGQLVSALLKAEGTSSAFADVVSILLCHLTSTKAWERERALQVCAQLLGTYEELFKCSRERTCSQFGSLVGVLGPLLSDSQATSRQRAGACLSCLLRIQACGMTKTRRAVLQVPDCKELCERLKSTEDGSLCEEPAKIAKGVCQYFPQGQARSFMDAIMKTFECANKERAQAAGDWMIVFLEACGKEIRPEVPEVVNILWKAMYTMQQGTLRDLLFQAARLLAGFHPQPVVDSLLQTELPSERDMVQLWRSLGSSDLGPQVLRHLAERLDKAPKTRPLCNDADQELHRLKLLCAISEVVSALLTAEAVRDLLPHLLPVLLQWVSNELGVELLFPPLSPPRGLLLFKDMGQEEQLCGLYCDALEQVLRRCLDERWQQVLFRHGVWPSLDLPQWHCNSVQLLTSVLLRARLVSRALIQTFLPWLHSPLPNLQVTALAFFAELMKDPPAEGKDLLKPLVRLFLEKLQHPSCAVQHMAARGLGSAVSGLPKKVQKHKRSIVAALEREMRNVDHPEVAAESMLALAEILAKQTAKGLGGAFRRIARSTRKFLDAKQEDLRFAAFSLYTALAAGAKDNLTTFFSGEVEQILGSLFLHLQDPSCAVSSVCRTALYVCAPFVEPKGLQVVVKNAIGRSGAQLQSEVCSYLVSEPCPGATLGPRGPAPSGEHGVTRPSVPPHAPRESEGSAVRPLRPKQNSHLPALPQETHAPELLKTLKRQQKPPLKKRSTDATLHVLVQDSSFTDPTPDIAKDRELYRFVVTLPKTAPNHHISHQSFSVCEQKFLTESVEEMLVDQPWVVCLVSSRVTEEEDLERDSGVILL; from the exons ATGGGGAGGCTGAGAAGATTTTTtg CTTCCTTTGCTTGTGTAGGGGTCAGGACTGGACCTACACGTCATGAGGACGGTGGCAGAGAGACAGGGTCTGAGACTGTTGCCATCTCTGCCACCGTCGTGAATTCCTTGTTAAAGAAGCTGCAAGACAGAGAG GGTGACCGAGCGGAGACTTACCGCCGCCTCCAGCATGTCTTGCAAGGAGATGATACCCGTCTGCAGAGCGGCGTTGTGAACCGAGTGCTCGCAGAGGTGTCTGGAGACATGAAGGCAGCCCAG GGTGCAATGAACAAtgtgacagcagctgctggtgacGTCCTGGTGGCTCTGGCTCGTTCTCACTTCGGATTTGTGATGTCCGAGCTCCAGGGCCACCTGAAGACCATGAGGGGAGGAGCATGCCAGGAGTTTGTGCTCACCACCTTGAGCAAACTGGCCAGCAGCTATG ccctgcGGTGCATCCCCTTCGTCGAAATGACGCTCCTTGCTCTGCACGCCATGCTGAGACAAGTGGAGAGCAGCCGGATCCTGCGCACCATCTGCAGTg tgctggagcagtggTCGAGGGCGATCAACGCTTACTTCAACGCCTGGGAGCAGTGCCCCTTCCCTCGCATCggggagaagcagctctgcGAGCAGGTGTACTCCCTGTTCTGCCACGCTGTGGTAAACTGGCTGGGCCGCCAtaagaaggaggag gaCAAGCAGGCCATCTTCGGAGCAGTGACTGCTATGATGGCTGTCGTCCTCCATGATGCGCAGCACCAGGACCGGGTGTGGAAGCAGGTCgtctggctcctgcagcagtaCCAGGAGGTCCAAGATACTTCCCGGGTGACAGAG AGCCTCCATTATTTCCTGAAGACCTTGGAGGAACTTCACGCTGTCGCCCCCAAGGACAAGCTCCGTGCCATCGCTGCTGCTGTGCACCACGAG CTTGGGGACGAGACcaggcagcacagtgcaggccataAAGAAGAACTGAGGCAGTGCATTGTGCTTCAAG CTCGAATCTACCCGGAGGAGACGGTCACGTTCCTGCTGTCCCAGCTGAGCAGCGAGAACCAGGGCTCCCGCGGGACAGCGCTGactctgctgggagctgtggcCCGCTCTGACG AACCTGCAGTGAGAGAGAAGCTGCCCCTAATTGTAGAGGCCGTGCAGCCCTTGTTCACTGAGTCCGGCACCCAG TTGAGGAGAGCGCTCCTGGGTTTCATCAAGGATCTGCTCAGCGTCAGCATCCCGAGCTGCTTGGCATGGGATGTGGTGGCGCACATCTTTGTCGAGTTCAGGCGGGCCTCGGACAGACTG GCGGTAGAAGACGTCCAAGAGGAAAGAGACCTTCAGGCCCAGTGCATAGGTATCCTGGAGTCTCTGGATCTCTCTGTGGAAGGGATGACCGAA ctcttGTGGCCACGGCTCCTGCAGTACGTGGTGCCGGCCCAGTACTGCGGCATGCTGGTCCCGCTGTTGCGTTGTCTCCAAGCCCTGATCGAGAGGCAGAAGCAAACGGAAGGGCAAGAGGACACCGAGAAGCCTGCTGACGTCCAGGAGCAAG ccAAGAAGCCCACGCCACAGGCCCTACTGGTTCGGCTGTTG GTGGTGGCAGCTTGTGATCAGTGCAGGGAATGCGCGGTTGCTGCcctacagctgctgcaggccctgcagagcaggatccACAGCTCCCTGAGGGGACTGTGGCCCATCCGCATCCCCCGCATGCTGCAGTACCTTGAAG aaaaaacagAGGGCTTCCTGGACTCTGAAGAGTGGCAGTGCTATCTGCTTAAG TTCCTGACGGAGTCGgtggaggagatgctggtggaCCAGCCATGGGTCGTGTGCCTGAGCCGGGAGCTGAGCCAGCAGCTGAGCAACCCCTCCAGCAGCGCCGAGGACAAG aacTTCCTGTACCAGGCTCTCGGCACGGTGCTGGCCTCTTGTCGGCAGCTCACCCACGTCcaagagcagctgctgaaatacttaaaagaaacagatgccACCAGCCCATGTGACAGACAG GGAATAGCTTCAGTGGTCTCCTATGCTGCTGAGCGCCACTTCTACCTGGCCCTGGATGCAATGCGTGAGTTCACCCAGTGGCTCATCGCATTCGACAGACGTCGAAAG GCGCAGAAGGGACACCAGAGAGCTCAGGCCGCTTGGGCTGCAGCCATGCTTACCTATGGCAAGGTTGCACTGCACGCGCCCAAGTCAGAACTGCTGGCCTGCGTGGAGGAAGACATCCTGGCCAACATCCTGGAGCTCTTCCATGCCTGCAGAAAG GAACTGCAGCACAAGCTCGCCCTGCTGAACAGCATCAAGGAGGTCACCTGTGCCATCCAGGCTGCGGACACCAAGCACAGCTTCAGGCTCTGCAAGAAGCCGGAGGTGCTAGAGACCCTGCTG GACTTGATGGAGGAGGATGCCTGCGACACCCCTGTGTCCCAAGTGCATCTCAAGATGcttcagctcctggagcagctgag CACGCTGAAGCCTTGCATGGACTGGGAGAACAGGTGCTCCCAggtggctgtgtgctgctggagagTCCTGTCGTGCCCTCCTGAGGAGACAGAGCCGCAG TCTCTGCAGACATCGTGTGAGGAAGCTCTGGGCCAGCTTGTGTCAGCCCTTCTCAAAGCAGAAGGGACCTCCAGCGCCTTCGCGGACGTGGTCTCT ATCTTGCTGTGCCACCTCACGTCAACGAAAGCATGGGAGCGAGAGAGGGCCCTGCAGGTCTGCGCCCAGCTGCTGGGCACTTACGAAGAGCTCTTCAAGTGTTCG AGGGAACGCACCTGCTCGCAGTTCGGCTCCTTGGTCGGCGTGCTGGGGCCTCTGCTGAGCGACTCCCAGGCCACGTcccggcagagggcaggggCCTGCCTCAGCTGCCTCCTCCGGATCCAAG CATGTGGCATGACGAAGACCAGGAGAGCGGTGCTCCAAGTGCCTGACTGCAAGGAGCTGTGTGAGAGGCTGAAGAGCACGGAGGACGGGTCTCTGTGTGAGGAGCCTGCCAAAATAGCGAAG GGGGTTTGCCAGTACTTCCCCCAGGGACAGGCCAGGAGCTTCATGGACGCCATCATGAAGACCTTCGAATGCGCTAACAAGGAGCGTGCACAGGCAGCTGGCGACTGGATGATCGTATTCCTGGAAGCGTGCGGAAAGGAAATACGTCCAGAG GTGCCTGAAGTCGTGAACATCCTGTGGAAGGCCATGTACACTATGCAGCAGGGCACCCTCAGGGACCTGCTCTTCCAGGCAGCCCGTCTCCTGGCCGGCTTCCACCCCCAGCCTGTGGTGgacagcctcctccagacagAACTGCCCTCAGAGAG AGACATGGTGCAGCTCTGGAGGAGCCTGGGCAGCAGCGACCTCGGGCCTCAGGTCCTGAGGCACTTAGCAGAGAGGCTGGACAAGGCACCTAAAACCAGACCTTTGTGCAACGATGCTGATCAAGAGCTGCATCGTCTCAAG ctcctctgtgcGATCTCTGAGGTGGTGTCTGCTCTGCTGACCGCGGAGGCAGTCCGGGACCTGCTTCCTCACCTCCTTCCAGTCCTCCTGCAGTGGGTCAGCAACGAACTGGGGGTAGAGTTGCTGTTTCCCCCTCTGAGTCCTCCAAGAGGACTCCTCCTCTTCAAGGACATGGGACAAGAGGAGCAGTTGTGCGG ACTCTACTGTGATGCTCTGGAGCAAGTGCTGAGAAGATGCCTGGACGAGAGGTGGCAGCAGGTGCTCTTCAGGCACGGAGTGTGGCCATCCCTGGACTTGCCTCAGTGGCACTGCAACAGCGTGCAGCTGCTGACCAG TGTGCTGCTCCGTGCCCGGCTTGTCTCGCGTGCGCTCATACAGACCTTCCTGCCGTGGCTGCACTCCCCCTTGCCAAACCTGCAGGTCACGGCGCTGGCTTTCTTCGCTGAG CTGATGAAGGACCCGCCAGCTGAGGGGAAGGATCTCCTGAAGCCCCTGGTACGGCtcttcctggagaagctgcagcatccgagctgtgctgtgcagcacaTGGCAGCGAGAGGCCTGGGCAGTGCTGTCAGTGGCTTGCCCAAGAAG GTTCAAAAGCACAAGAGGAGCATCGTGGCAGCACTGGAGCGTGAAATGAGGAACGTGGACCATCCAGAGGTGGCTGCGGAGAGCATGTTGGCCCTGGCAGAAATACTTGCAAAGCAGACGGCGAAGGGCTTGGGCGGGGCCTTCAGACGCATCGCCCGCTCCACCAGGAAGTTCCTTGATGCC AAGCAAGAGGACCTTCGTTTTGCGGCCTTCAGTCTCTACACGGCCCTGGCTGCTGGCGCCAAGGACAATCTCACCACGTTCTTCAGCGGAGAAGTGGAGCAGATATTGGGAAGCCTCTTCCTGCACCTCCAGGACCCCAGCTGTGCAGTATCCAGC GTTTGCAGGACAGCCCTCTATGTCTGCGCTCCTTTCGTCGAGCCAAAGGGGCTGCAGGTAGTCGTCAAGAATGCCATCGGGCGCagtggagcacagctgcagagcgAGGTCTGCTCTTACCTGGTGAGTGAGCCCTGTCCCGGGGCGACGCTGGGGCCACGGGGCCCGGCACCGAGCGGGGAGCATGGCGTGACGCGTCCGTCCGTCCCGCCGCATGCTCCCCGGGAGTCTGAGGGCTCGGCAGTGAGGCCTCTCCGGCCCAAGCAGAATTCacacctccctgctctcccccaggAGACACATGCTCCCGAGCTGCTGAAGACACTCAAGCGCCAGCAGAAGCCACCACTGAAGAAGCGGTCCACAGATGCCACTCTCCACGTCCTTG